The genomic stretch ATTCCTTACGTTTACGCCGTTCAGCCGATGACCACCGAACTGGCGCAATCCATTACGGACAACGCCGGTTCAGGCAAGCTGTAATTCCCGTTCTTTTGTTCACCACGGCTGCCCCACGGGCGGCCGTTTTTACTTGTCCCCCCTGGCTTCATCCGCCTGCCCTTTCTTCATGCCAATTTCGTGCTCACGCCGCCGACCAAATCATCAATATAAATTAACTATAATCACCCAAAGCATTGAGATTAAAAACATAATTCATTGATTTTAATTAAAAACAAAAACAAACTCACGTAACACAAAGTTACAAATGCAGTCAATAGGTTATTTTTTATTAATAAATGCTATTACCATCGTCGTGATGTAGCTCACAAAATAGACACCAAAAGCGCATAAACATTCGCCAAGACAAAAGGTGAAATGGTATTTCGTTTTTAGACACACGAGTAACAAATAGACACCATTGGATCGCTCCCTGAGCACACAAGGAAAAGGAAAATTGTCATGAACAACTCACGTTCAACACAGAAAACAACAGGACGTTCAGCCCTGGGAACCAAAAGCGCGCTGGCGGCGATTATCGCCACCACCATGATGGTTTCCGTGGCTTCCGCTGCCAGCCTGCAAACCGCCAAGGCGACAGAAACGGCCTCAACCGGTTGGGCGACGCAGAGCGGCGGCACTACCGGCGGCGCCAAAGCGTCATCATCCAAAATCTACGCGGTGAAAAACATCAGCGAATTCAAAGCGGCGCTGAACGGAACCGATTCGTCGCCCAAGATCATCCAGGTAACAGGGGCAATTGATATCAGCGGCGGCAAAGCCTACACCAGCTTTGACGATCAAAAAGCCCGCAGCCAGATCAGCATTCCGTCCAATACCACCATCATCGGTATCGACAGCAAAGGCAAATTCACCAACGGCTCGCTGGTGGTGAAAGGCGTCAGCAACGTTATCCTGCGTAATCTGTATATCGAAACGCCGGTAGACGTAGCGCCGCATTACGAAGAAGGGGATGGCTGGAACGCAGAATGGGACGCAGTGGTGATTGACAGCACAGACCACGTCTGGGTTGACCATGTTACCATCAGCGACGGCAGCTTCACCGATGACAAATACACCACCAAAAACGGCGAAAAATATGTCCAGCACGATGGCGCACTGGATATCAAACGCGGCTCCGACTATGTGACCGTTTCCAACAGCCGCTTCGAACTGCACGACAAAACCATCCTGATCGGCCACAGCGACAACAATGGTTCGCAGGATTCCGGCAAACTGCGCGTGACCTTCCACAACAACCTGTTTGACCGGGTCGGCGAACGTACCCCGCGCGTACGCTTCGGTAGCGTCCACGCTTACAACAACGTTTACGTTGGCGACGTCAACCACAAAGCCTACCGCTATCAGTACAGCTTCGGTATCGGCACCAGCGGTAGCCTGCTGTCTGAGTCCAACGCGTTTACCATTGATAACCTTAAGAAGATCAGCGGACGCGACAAGGAATGCAGCGTGGTCAAAGCGTTTAACGGTAAGATCTTCTCTGATAAGGGTTCGATCATCAACGGCGCTTCGTACAATCTGAATGGTTGCGGCTTTGGCTTCAGTTCATATACCGCCAAGATCCCGTACAAATATTCAGCCCAGACCATTACCACCAGCCTGGCAAACAGCATCAGCAGCAACGCGGGTTACGGCAAACTGTAATTTTCCGCTCCATCGCACAAGGCCACTGCAAGAGTGGCCTTTTACTTTCCCCACATCCCCATCACTCATATCGCTGCTGTTTTCTCCAAAGATCGTCCCAATACAGTTCTGGCTAATCCAGCCTTGCCGCAGGCGCGCCATCCAGCAGCCGACCGGGTTTCCCATGAAAGACAGAGATAAACCGGCATTAGTAAGAACCTCATATTAATAAAATTCTATTTAATAAAAATCGAATCAATTGTTAACTATTTTAGTTATTCCAGATAAAAACACCGGACCATATCACTGAATTTAAAAGAAAATTTAATTCAACATCCATTATGAAAAGTTACCGGTCTCGATCACACTTTAGATAAAATTAATCACCCTCATAAAAAAAACGAGATTTTGATCACAAAACAAACAATCAAAAACGCTTAAAAATCCGCCTTGCCAAAGGACAAAATGGCATTTCATTTTTTTCACAAACACTTTTTAATTTTCAACAATGCAATTGGATTAGCGCCTACAGCGCAAGGAAACGGTCTATGAACAACACTCGTGTGTCTTCTGCAGGAACCAAAAGCCTACTGGCAGCCATTATCGCCACCGCGATGATGACTTCCGCAGCCCACGCAGCCAGCCTGCAAACCACTAAAGCGACAGAAGCGGCCTCAACCGGCTGGGCAACGCAGAGCAACGGCACCACCGGCGGCGCCAAAGCAACCTCAGCCAAAATCTATGCAGTAAAAAGCATCAGCGAATTCAAAGCGGCGCTGAACGGTACGGATACCGATCCCAAGATCATCCAGGTAACAGGGGCGATTGATATCAGCGGCGGCAAAGCCTACACCAGCTTTGACGATCAGAAGGCCCGCAGCCAGATCAGCATTCCGTCCAATACCACCATCATCGGTATCGGCAGCAACGGCAAGTTCACCAACGGTTCGCTGGTAGTGAAAGGCGTCAGCAACGTTATTCTGCGTAACCTGTATCTCGAAACGCCGGTGGATGTGGCGCCGCATTACGAAACAGGGGATGGTTGGAACGCCGAGTGGGACGCCGCGGTGATTGATAACTCAGACCACGTCTGGGTTGACCATGTCACCATCAGCGACGGCAGCTTCACCGATGACAAATACACCACCAAAAACGGTGAGAAATACGTACAGCACGACGGCGCGCTGGATATCAAGAAAGGGTCCGACTTCGTCACCATTTCTTACAGCCGCTTCGAACTGCACGACAAAACCATCCTGATCGGCCACAGCGACAGCAATGGCTCACAGGACTCCGGCAAACTGCGCGTGACCTTCCACAACAACGTGTTCGACCGCGTTACCGAGCGTACTCCGCGTGTCCGCTTTGGTAGCATCCACGCTTACAACAACGTGTATCTGGGCGACGTGAAGCACAGCGTCTACCCGTATCTGTACAGCTTCGGTCTCGGCACCAGCGGCAGCATCCTGTCTGAAGCCAACTCCTTCACGCTCTCCAACCTGAAGAGCATCGATGGCAAAAACCCGGAATGCAGCATCGTGAAAGCCTTCAACAGCAAGGTATTCTCCGATAAAGGCTCGCTGGTTAACGGTTCGTCAACCACGAACCTGGATACCTGCGGCCTCACCGCTTACAAACCGACTCTGCCGTACAAATATTCGGCTCAGACCATGACGAGCAGCCTGGCTAGCAGCATCAACAGCAACGCAGGCTACGGCAAACTGTAATTTCTCTGCCGGCAACAGCGGCCACTTGAAAAAGTGGCCGTTTTTTGCATCAATCGCAGGGAGAAGAGGTCATCATCATGCTAATAATTACCTGGAAACGTACCCTTTTTCTCGGTTCCCTGCTTTGTCTGCCCATCTCTTTTGCGCAGGCTGAAAGCACCGCTCCGGAAACATCTGTTACCCCCTCGAACCCGACACTCAATGTCGCTACCCTGGCGCCCAACACCCTGATTAGCGGCAGAGTGGCCTACCGCGACATACGGTTTCCCGCCACGCTGCTGATCAAAGACCAGCGCGGCGTAGAGCGCAAAGTAAAAACCGACATTCAGGGGCGATTTTATGCCGACGTATCTTCGCTGGTTACGCCTCTGCGCCTGTCCGCCATCGAAGCTGGCGGGCAAAACTGTCTTGCCAGCAACCAGCTTCGCGCCGTCTGCCTGAGCGCGCTGGTTCCACAATTACGTGATGGTCATGAAAATCACATTAATATCAATCCGCTGACCGATCGCATTCTGTCTGACGTTGCCGCGTCAGCGGGCTATATTGGCCCACAGCAACTGATCGATGCCACTGCCTTGCCGGCATTGTCGGCCGCATCCTGGGAAACCGCCTACCGCGAATTCCATGCCGGTTTCGACGATGCGCTGAAGCAGGCCGGTATCGCCGTTCCCGCCCAGTTCGACCCGTTAACCTATCCGGATACGCAAACCCCGGCTTTTACCCAGGTTTTGCAGGTCATCAATCATGCCCGCAATTACCACAATGACAGCGGCCAGGCCGGCCACACCGTGCTGACTGACATCGCGTTTCGTCCGATTATCGGGCTGAATGCCTCCGGCAGTTACGAGCCATTGGACCTGACCAGCGCCAGTCAGCATCGCAAAGCGCTTGAGCGGGCGCGTACCCGAATTTTCATCGTCAGCGATTCAACCGCGGCAACCTATGAAAAAGCACGCTTCCCCCGGATGGGATGGGGACAGGTATTTGAACAGCAGTTCCGCCCCGGCAGTCAGATCGCCGTCGTGAATGGCGCCCGCTCCGGACGCAGCTCACGCGATTTCTAC from Dickeya fangzhongdai encodes the following:
- the pelE2 gene encoding pectate lyase PelE2; this translates as MNNSRSTQKTTGRSALGTKSALAAIIATTMMVSVASAASLQTAKATETASTGWATQSGGTTGGAKASSSKIYAVKNISEFKAALNGTDSSPKIIQVTGAIDISGGKAYTSFDDQKARSQISIPSNTTIIGIDSKGKFTNGSLVVKGVSNVILRNLYIETPVDVAPHYEEGDGWNAEWDAVVIDSTDHVWVDHVTISDGSFTDDKYTTKNGEKYVQHDGALDIKRGSDYVTVSNSRFELHDKTILIGHSDNNGSQDSGKLRVTFHNNLFDRVGERTPRVRFGSVHAYNNVYVGDVNHKAYRYQYSFGIGTSGSLLSESNAFTIDNLKKISGRDKECSVVKAFNGKIFSDKGSIINGASYNLNGCGFGFSSYTAKIPYKYSAQTITTSLANSISSNAGYGKL
- a CDS encoding polysaccharide lyase, which produces MNNTRVSSAGTKSLLAAIIATAMMTSAAHAASLQTTKATEAASTGWATQSNGTTGGAKATSAKIYAVKSISEFKAALNGTDTDPKIIQVTGAIDISGGKAYTSFDDQKARSQISIPSNTTIIGIGSNGKFTNGSLVVKGVSNVILRNLYLETPVDVAPHYETGDGWNAEWDAAVIDNSDHVWVDHVTISDGSFTDDKYTTKNGEKYVQHDGALDIKKGSDFVTISYSRFELHDKTILIGHSDSNGSQDSGKLRVTFHNNVFDRVTERTPRVRFGSIHAYNNVYLGDVKHSVYPYLYSFGLGTSGSILSEANSFTLSNLKSIDGKNPECSIVKAFNSKVFSDKGSLVNGSSTTNLDTCGLTAYKPTLPYKYSAQTMTSSLASSINSNAGYGKL
- the paeY gene encoding pectin acetylesterase PaeY; translated protein: MLIITWKRTLFLGSLLCLPISFAQAESTAPETSVTPSNPTLNVATLAPNTLISGRVAYRDIRFPATLLIKDQRGVERKVKTDIQGRFYADVSSLVTPLRLSAIEAGGQNCLASNQLRAVCLSALVPQLRDGHENHININPLTDRILSDVAASAGYIGPQQLIDATALPALSAASWETAYREFHAGFDDALKQAGIAVPAQFDPLTYPDTQTPAFTQVLQVINHARNYHNDSGQAGHTVLTDIAFRPIIGLNASGSYEPLDLTSASQHRKALERARTRIFIVSDSTAATYEKARFPRMGWGQVFEQQFRPGSQIAVVNGARSGRSSRDFYYEGWFRQMEPFMRPGDYLFIGMGHNDQNCDSQKAVRGAADVANLCTYPNSADGRPQYPQGKPDMSFQISLERYIRYARAHRMIPVLLTPTARVKNAEGKNGTPAVHSHLTKQNKAGGYAFIGDYTQTIRDTASKNKVPLLDVETATLALANQGDGQQWQQYWLAVDPERYPYYRDQAGSLTQPDTTHFQQKGAQAVATIVADQISATPSLRELAGKLQPTGR